Genomic window (Siphonobacter curvatus):
AAATCACGGCACTCGGCCGCTTACCCGGCTGATTGAGCTGCTTTACAGCAACCGTCACTAAAAGGGCCAGCACGGGGGCATAGACCCCAGAAAGGCCCGCCTGATTGCCCAGCGTTAAAAACTTAGGATCCGCGGGGTTATTCAGGTCCAGGTCCAGCTCATCGCCCGAAAGCACCCAGCAGATTTCTTTGGTGTAGATCTTGCGCAGGGAGGTTTGCAGCGAAGACACGACGCCCGCCACCTGGGCTTCGGCCTTGCGATCCAGGGCTTCCCGGAGACTGGCAATCATCGCGTAGGTTTCTTCCTGCTGGCTTAAAAGCGCCACAACGCCTGCCACCGGTTCAAAGAGAAGGGCCATCGCGTGGGGCAGCGTACAAAGCCCTGCCTTAAATACCACAGCACCGCCGTTAGATAGCTCTGGGCGGAATCCGTCCAGAAGTCCGCTTTTTTAATCGAATCGGGATTCAGATTATACAAAATCGCCTGGGCGTATTCATCGGCGTGCGCGGGGGTTTTCATCAGTGAAGGGTGCACGGGATTCAGCCGGTGCGAGCGGCTGAGATCCGCAAAGTTTACGTAGTAGCCTTTGGTAGCGGGCTGCTGAAGTAGCGCCTGCTGGGCTACCTGCGCCAGCGTGGGAAACTTGAAGTCGTAGAGCAGGCCGGTAAAGCCGCTCTGAATGGACTGCGTGAGGATCGGTTCAATCAGACTCTTACTCTTGCCCGCGCCCGCCCCGCCCAAAATCAGGACCCCGCGAAAGGGATTGACCAGGTGAATGACGGGCACCTCCCCGTTAGCCGTCAGAAAAGTAAAGACGCTTTTTTTCACGCGAATCTTCGTCTTACTCGTCGCCGAGGCTTGCTCGACCCTGGTTTTGGGTTTGCCTTCCAGCAAAGCTGATAGTTTTAAAAACAAGTAGTAGCCGGAAGCTCCCAGACTAGCTAGCGGGGATAGGTTTCTAATCGCTCTTTCTAGTGGGGGAATCTTTAGAAAGATAGGCATGTCAAGGATCCAGTGAATCCCCCAGCCGGCTGCGTAGTAGAGCAGGATGGGCACGCCGATCCATTGCAAGAGAAAGCCCAGTAAACGAAACAATAACAGGTCCATGATCAGGGAAGGGATACAGGTGAAGAAAAAAGGAATTGTACTTTTCCTAGCGGCTTAAGCCGTTAGAGGCCTGCTGCTCAGGACCTGCACTAGACCGCTGAGCCGCTTGAT
Coding sequences:
- a CDS encoding type IV secretory system conjugative DNA transfer family protein, yielding MDLLLFRLLGFLLQWIGVPILLYYAAGWGIHWILDMPIFLKIPPLERAIRNLSPLASLGASGYYLFLKLSALLEGKPKTRVEQASATSKTKIRVKKSVFTFLTANGEVPVIHLVNPFRGVLILGGAGAGKSKSLIEPILTQSIQSGFTGLLYDFKFPTLAQVAQQALLQQPATKGYYVNFADLSRSHRLNPVHPSLMKTPAHADEYAQAILYNLNPDSIKKADFWTDSAQSYLTAVLWYLRQGFVRCPTRWPFSLNRWQALWRF